From Pirellulales bacterium, one genomic window encodes:
- a CDS encoding homocysteine S-methyltransferase family protein, protein MSIADRTDVTSLLERLLADRILIIDGAMGTMIQEHKFEEADFRGREFADHGRDLKGCNDLLCVTQPAAIEEIHRKYLEAGADIIETNSFNSNRLSMLNYGLENYCRELNQASAACARRAADWMTARTPDRPRFVAGSIGPTDRSASMSRNVDDPGERNVTYDQLVEAYTEQVAGLVEGGVDILLAETAFDTLNLKACLFAIAQYFEEHHVRLPVMASVTIFPGGRTLPGQTLEAFWNSISHADLLSVG, encoded by the coding sequence ATGTCGATTGCCGACCGAACGGACGTGACGAGCTTGCTGGAGCGGCTCTTGGCCGACCGCATTTTGATCATCGATGGCGCGATGGGCACGATGATCCAAGAGCACAAGTTCGAAGAGGCGGACTTTCGGGGGCGAGAATTCGCGGATCACGGCCGCGATTTGAAGGGTTGCAACGATCTGCTTTGCGTCACCCAGCCGGCGGCGATCGAGGAGATTCATCGCAAGTATCTGGAGGCGGGCGCCGACATCATCGAGACGAACTCGTTCAACTCCAATCGACTGTCGATGCTCAACTATGGTCTAGAGAATTATTGCCGCGAACTGAACCAGGCTAGCGCGGCTTGCGCGCGGCGGGCCGCCGACTGGATGACCGCGCGCACGCCCGACCGGCCGCGCTTTGTGGCCGGCTCGATTGGACCCACCGACCGTTCAGCGTCGATGTCGCGGAACGTGGACGACCCCGGCGAGCGGAACGTGACCTACGACCAGCTTGTGGAGGCCTACACCGAGCAGGTGGCGGGACTGGTGGAGGGCGGAGTCGACATTCTACTCGCCGAGACGGCGTTCGACACGCTGAACCTCAAGGCGTGCCTCTTTGCCATCGCGCAATATTTTGAAGAACACCATGTGCGCTTGCCGGTGATGGCGTCGGTGACGATCTTTCCCGGTGGGCGCACACTGCCCGGCCAGACGCTGGAGGCGTTTTGGAACTCGATTTCGCACGCCGATCTGTTGAGCGTGGG